The Methanoregula sp. UBA64 region TTGTCCTTGTCCTTGCCCCCGGGCATACCGAGCGCCATCACGATCTCGCACCGGCGTTCTTCAATCAGTTTCTTGCAGGCAACCGGCAGGTCTTTGACGCCCGGCACGGTCACCCGTTCGATCGCCACGCTCGCGTGCTTTTTGAGCTCGTCGATGGCGATCGCTCCCATATTGACGCGTGAGAAGGTGGTGTCTGCAACACCAACCTTCATCCCAGCACCTCGGCCGCGGCCTCGACACCGTTGCCCTTGATCTTCCAGCCGGCCTTTACCAGGCCGTGCTGGGTTGCGGCAAGGGTGGCGAGGATCTCGGGTGCGCTCACGGCGCCCATGGTCCCGATGCGGAAGATCTTGCCCTTGAGGTGGTCCTGGCCGCCGGCAATGGTGATGCCGAGCTTCTTTACCGCGCCGCGGACGTCATCGTCCTTGACGCCCTCGGGGTATGCTGCCGCGGTGACGGTGGTCGCGTACTCGTGCTTTGCATCGATCTTCGGGTAGAGCGAGAGGCCCCATGCCTGCACTGCGGCGCGGACTGCCTTTGCCATCTTCTGGTGCCGGGCGATCCGGTTTGCCATGCCTTCTTCTTCGATCATAAGGCAGGCCTCGCGGAGCGCAAGGAATAAGGGAACCGCCGGGGTGTACGGGGTCTCCATGGGTTTACCTGCAGCACTCTTCCTGTACGCCGCAAGGTCGAGGTAGTACGGCGGGTTTTTCGTGAGCCGCTCCCATGCCCGGCTGCTCACCGCAACTGCGGCAAGGCCGGCGGGGGCTGCGAGGCACTTCTGCGAGCCGACAATGGCGACATCGACGCCCCACTTGTCCATCTCGACGAGATCGCCGCCGACCGAAGTGACGCCGTCCATGATAAAGAGCGCGTCGTGCTTGTGCGCGAGCTTCCCGACTTCCGCTGCCGGGTTCTTGATACCGGCCGAGGTCTCGTTGTGGACCATGGTGACGACCTGTGCGCCGGCTTCGAGCTGCTTTTCGAGACCTGCGAGGTCGAGCGGGGTGCCCCATTCGGATGGAAGCTCGTGGGCCTTTCCGTAGCGCTGGCTGATCTTATAGAGGCGTTCGCCGAACTTACCGTTCACAAAACAGGCGATATCCTTGTCGCGGCCGAAGTTTGCGACCGCGGCTTCCATGCCGGCCGTGCCGGACCCGCTGATGATGACAACATCGTTTGCGGTCCCAAAAGCGGTCTTTAAGACCCGCACGCAGTCAGCGTATACGGCGCCGAACTCGGCGCTGCGGTGGTTGATTGCCTGGCGGGCCATCGCGAACCTGACCCGTTCAGGCATCGGTACCGGGCCCGGTAACATAAGGAGGGTTTCTTTTTCCATGTGGATCTGCCAATAATATATTTATAAATACGGGATATAAGTTTGGATGGCTCTTATGGCAGACGTAAGTATCATCTGCGGATCTGCATCCGATTCCGTAATTGCCGACAAGGCAAAGAAGGTCCTTGACGAGCACAAGATCGCCTGGGACTACCAGGTTATCTCTGCCCACCGGGACCCGGACAAGCTGGATGCGTATGTGAAGGGTGCCCCAAGCAAAGTCTTCATCGCGATCGCCGGCCTCTCGGCCGCGCTCCCCGGGGTCATCGCGTCAAAGACCGACAAGCCGGTGATCGGGGTTCCGGTCAGCGGGACGTTGAACGGCCTCGATGCCCTGCTCTCGATCGTCCAGATGCCAAAGGGCGTGCCGGTTGCCTGTGTCGGGATCGACAATGGCGACAATGCGGCGCACCTGGCGATCCGGATCTTAAAGCTGGCAAAGAAGTAAAAAGGATTGTTCCCCGTATCGGGAACCCCTACCGGTTTTCCCCGGCTCTTTTTTTACCGGGCTTTATACACCCTGCGGATCCTCCCCTGCCCCACACCCGGTCTTTTCGATCTGCGAGCCGATGTAGTCGAGCAGCCGACGGCCTGCCGGGTTTTCGCCGATGCAGAGTTTTTCCGGATCGATCGCGATCCCCTGGAGGTCCTGCATGAGAAGCACGAGCCCGTCCTTTGCGGGCAGGATACCGGCAAAGACAAAGCCGAGCGCCTCTGCTGCGGTGACTACGGAGGGCGAGCCGGGATCGTTTAAGTTCAGGTGCAGCCGCAGGACCTTTGCCCCTGCCGAGCGGAGCATCCGGACCGCCATGGCAAGAACCTCGTGGTAATCGTATCCTGCTTTCCGTATCCAGATCAGCCCGGCGCCGCTTTCCTGGTTGAACATGTACTCGATGGCCGACGGCCCGCCCACGGGATAATAGCCGGTCTCCGTGGCGGAGATATGGACCCCGAGATCCCGGCAGAGAGCGCAGATAACCGGGCGGTGGCGATCGGGAATATACTGGTACCCGTACTCCCCGGGGGCGAGGATTCGGGTGTAGAAGACCACGCTCTCGCGCTGGCCGGAGGTTTCGACAATTCCCGGAAACGAGATCCCCTGCGGCTGCGACCCGAGGAGGATCGCGGTAGAGGTAAATCCCTCCCGCTCGATTGCCTGCCGGGCGTACGGGTGGGACGTGAATGTCCCGGCCGTGAGGGCAACATACCCGGCCTGCCTGCCAAACGAGACCAGGTGCCGCGTGAGCCTCCCGCCGATCCCCCGGCCCCGGCGGGCAGGGGAGACTGCAAGGGAGCCCAAAAGACCGATCTCGGGATAGCCGTAATACCCGGAAAGCGAGCCATAGCCGACGACCGTCCCGCCCGGTCCCTCTGCGATGGCGGATCGGAGCTCGCCGCACATCACCCGTTTCCGGAGCAGGACCGGGTCGTAGACCGACCGCCTCGGGCAGGTCTCGCCGTACACTTCCCGCATCAGCCCGGTAACGCTTCCCGCGTCCTCCGGCTGCATGGGACGGATCCGGATCTCTTCTTCTGCCGCACCGGATTCGGATTCCCCAAGCGTGGCGATCATGATCATGCACCCCCGCAGGAGATCGCTTTTGCCGCGTCCGCTACTGTGGGGTACGTGACAAAGACCTCTGCAAAGCCGCTCACCGTAAGGATCCTGCTGACAAATCCCGTGCTGCCGGCGATGACGACCGGCACACCCTGCCGGGAAAAGTCGCGCCTGAGCGCCAGGAGTTCCCGGAGGCCCGAACTGCTCAGGTAGGTAAGGCCGCTCAGGTCAAGGACGGTCGGGGCGACCGGCCATGATTCGCGGGCGGATTTGAATTCCGGCACGGCGTCGTTATCGAACCGGCCGCTGATGGCTGCGACCAGCATCCCGTCCATTCCGGTGTATCTGATATCCATGGATGTTCACCTGCACGTTTGTATAAGGGCTCGTTTGGCCGGTGCGCCATATATACGGCAGGATTTTGGAAAGATCCGTGATTTTTTTTTCCAGGGATCGGGGTGCTGCGGCCGGAGAATTATGGGAAAGAGCGGCCCGGGGATCCCAAAGACCGGCCCGCTACTTTCACAGTGCGGGGCCCGGAGTTTATCATCCCCTGCTGCAACCGGGATCCATGGCAGAGAAGATCGAGACCGTCTGCGGGTACTCGTGCAGCGGCTGCGACCATTACAAAAACGAGTGCCCGGGGTGCGGGGCAACGAACGGAAAGCCGTTCTGGACCGCGTACGCCGGCGTTGAATGCTGCCCGGTGTACGACTGCTGCGTCAGCGACCGGAAATTACCGCACTGCGGGAAGTGCCCGGATCTCGTATGCGAACGGTTCACCCGGTTTAAGGATCCGGATATGACGGACGCGGAGGCGGCGGCCTGCCTTGCGGAGATGGCGCGGGAGCTGCGGAGCCGCAAATGACTCCCGAAGACACAACACGACCCCGTTGTAACATTACGGTGGTCAAACGGTCGCTCAACCCCGAACTCGCAGAAGAATACTGCCAGAGCGAGGTCGCGCCCTGCCCGTGTTTTACGGAAGGGCAGGAGTTCGTGTGCGGCCTTGACAAGCCCGAAGGTTTCTGCGACTGGGCATGGCGGGACATCCATCCCATGGTCGCCGTGCTGCTCGCAGGAGGGAATTTCTCGCACGGGATTTTTGCGGGCTGGATGAAGAACGAGCGCACGATGATCGGCTGCTGCTCGGACGGGATCCGCCCGGTGGTCTTCCGGATCGAGCGCATCGATCCG contains the following coding sequences:
- the purE gene encoding 5-(carboxyamino)imidazole ribonucleotide mutase → MADVSIICGSASDSVIADKAKKVLDEHKIAWDYQVISAHRDPDKLDAYVKGAPSKVFIAIAGLSAALPGVIASKTDKPVIGVPVSGTLNGLDALLSIVQMPKGVPVACVGIDNGDNAAHLAIRILKLAKK
- a CDS encoding STAS domain-containing protein; protein product: MDIRYTGMDGMLVAAISGRFDNDAVPEFKSARESWPVAPTVLDLSGLTYLSSSGLRELLALRRDFSRQGVPVVIAGSTGFVSRILTVSGFAEVFVTYPTVADAAKAISCGGA
- a CDS encoding GNAT family N-acetyltransferase codes for the protein MIATLGESESGAAEEEIRIRPMQPEDAGSVTGLMREVYGETCPRRSVYDPVLLRKRVMCGELRSAIAEGPGGTVVGYGSLSGYYGYPEIGLLGSLAVSPARRGRGIGGRLTRHLVSFGRQAGYVALTAGTFTSHPYARQAIEREGFTSTAILLGSQPQGISFPGIVETSGQRESVVFYTRILAPGEYGYQYIPDRHRPVICALCRDLGVHISATETGYYPVGGPSAIEYMFNQESGAGLIWIRKAGYDYHEVLAMAVRMLRSAGAKVLRLHLNLNDPGSPSVVTAAEALGFVFAGILPAKDGLVLLMQDLQGIAIDPEKLCIGENPAGRRLLDYIGSQIEKTGCGAGEDPQGV
- a CDS encoding pyridoxal-phosphate-dependent aminotransferase family protein — translated: MEKETLLMLPGPVPMPERVRFAMARQAINHRSAEFGAVYADCVRVLKTAFGTANDVVIISGSGTAGMEAAVANFGRDKDIACFVNGKFGERLYKISQRYGKAHELPSEWGTPLDLAGLEKQLEAGAQVVTMVHNETSAGIKNPAAEVGKLAHKHDALFIMDGVTSVGGDLVEMDKWGVDVAIVGSQKCLAAPAGLAAVAVSSRAWERLTKNPPYYLDLAAYRKSAAGKPMETPYTPAVPLFLALREACLMIEEEGMANRIARHQKMAKAVRAAVQAWGLSLYPKIDAKHEYATTVTAAAYPEGVKDDDVRGAVKKLGITIAGGQDHLKGKIFRIGTMGAVSAPEILATLAATQHGLVKAGWKIKGNGVEAAAEVLG
- a CDS encoding TIGR04076 family protein, coding for MTPEDTTRPRCNITVVKRSLNPELAEEYCQSEVAPCPCFTEGQEFVCGLDKPEGFCDWAWRDIHPMVAVLLAGGNFSHGIFAGWMKNERTMIGCCSDGIRPVVFRIERIDP
- a CDS encoding DUF3795 domain-containing protein translates to MAEKIETVCGYSCSGCDHYKNECPGCGATNGKPFWTAYAGVECCPVYDCCVSDRKLPHCGKCPDLVCERFTRFKDPDMTDAEAAACLAEMARELRSRK